In a genomic window of Methanoregula sp. UBA64:
- a CDS encoding PfkB family carbohydrate kinase — protein MNAGDSKIFSVRDLARHIDSLRKDRKVVLCHGVFDLLHIGHIKYFKSAKAAGDILVVTVTPDRFVNKGPNRPAFGEQLRCEAIAALGVVDFVALNEWPTAVETIRLLKPDIYAKGSEYKTAINDLTGKIMDEEQAVHEVGGSILFTEDIVFSSSKLINQFASDFPEETQKFFRILAQQYGEGRIISYLEKARKLKVLVIGEAILDEYNYCDMIGVATKDPAIGVRYLSRERFAGGILAVANNLANFCDSVDLISMVGQFETEETFIREHLAANVNPVFFYKENSPTIVKQRFVLESATIQKLFEVHRINQLDMSTAQQSSLNDLILSRIGSYDLVLVVDFGHGFISQSTARLIADKAKYLAVNTQANSGNRGFNVISKYPSADFVCLNDLEIRLEERNNPGTIIDMIKNVAGKLSCTLIIVTQGKQGCLCFHGGNNNPKIISVPAFAMKVVDRIGSGDALIAISSLCAVQNAPTEITGFIGNASASIAVSTVGHRSSIDNVAFKKYLSTLLK, from the coding sequence ATGAATGCAGGAGACTCTAAAATTTTTTCCGTTCGGGATCTGGCCCGGCACATTGATTCCCTGCGGAAGGACCGGAAAGTTGTCCTGTGCCATGGTGTATTCGATCTCCTCCATATCGGGCATATTAAGTATTTCAAGAGTGCGAAAGCTGCCGGTGATATTCTCGTGGTTACTGTTACCCCCGACCGGTTTGTCAATAAGGGACCGAACCGTCCGGCATTCGGTGAGCAGTTACGTTGCGAGGCGATCGCTGCCCTCGGTGTTGTTGATTTTGTTGCACTGAATGAATGGCCCACGGCTGTCGAAACCATCCGGCTGCTGAAACCAGATATTTATGCCAAGGGATCCGAATACAAAACAGCAATAAACGATCTTACCGGCAAAATCATGGATGAGGAGCAAGCTGTCCATGAAGTCGGGGGATCCATACTATTTACGGAGGATATTGTATTTAGCTCCTCTAAACTTATCAATCAGTTCGCTTCCGATTTCCCGGAGGAAACCCAGAAGTTTTTCCGAATTCTGGCGCAGCAGTATGGGGAAGGTAGGATAATATCCTATCTTGAAAAGGCGAGGAAACTCAAAGTACTGGTCATTGGAGAGGCCATTCTCGATGAATACAATTATTGTGACATGATTGGGGTGGCGACAAAAGATCCTGCAATTGGTGTGCGCTACCTTTCCCGGGAACGGTTTGCCGGTGGCATTCTGGCTGTTGCAAATAATCTTGCAAACTTCTGCGACAGTGTTGATCTTATCTCCATGGTCGGGCAGTTCGAGACTGAAGAAACATTCATCCGTGAGCATCTTGCCGCTAACGTGAACCCCGTCTTTTTTTACAAGGAAAATTCGCCCACAATCGTCAAGCAGCGTTTTGTCTTGGAATCTGCGACCATTCAAAAACTGTTCGAAGTTCACCGGATCAACCAACTGGATATGAGTACTGCTCAACAGTCATCCCTCAATGACCTCATCCTATCCCGTATCGGTAGCTACGATCTCGTGCTTGTCGTCGATTTCGGGCATGGTTTTATCTCGCAATCTACAGCCCGTCTGATCGCTGACAAGGCAAAGTACCTTGCAGTGAACACCCAGGCCAATTCTGGCAACCGCGGATTCAATGTGATCTCGAAATATCCATCAGCTGACTTTGTCTGCCTCAATGATCTTGAGATCCGGTTAGAAGAACGAAACAATCCGGGGACGATAATTGATATGATAAAAAATGTCGCGGGTAAACTATCATGTACCCTTATAATTGTTACCCAAGGCAAACAAGGTTGTCTTTGTTTTCATGGAGGAAACAATAATCCAAAAATTATTAGTGTCCCGGCATTTGCAATGAAAGTCGTTGATCGTATCGGTTCTGGGGATGCCTTGATAGCCATATCCTCGTTGTGTGCTGTTCAGAATGCTCCTACGGAGATTACCGGATTTATCGGCAACGCGTCAGCTTCGATTGCAGTCTCGACCGTTGGGCATCGCAGTTCTATTGATAATGTCGCCTTCAAAAAATATTTATCGACACTGCTCAAATAG
- a CDS encoding SDR family oxidoreductase — MKKVVVTGGAGFIGSHLAERLLNKGYEVLIIDNLATGRMVNIRDFEQSSHLTFEKIDVTDVLSVEKAVKGSTFVFHLAALADIVPSIQEPLRYHNANVNGTITVLEAARKAGVKKFVYAASYSCYGLPTVFPTPETAPISPMYPYALTKNLGEQYVLHWNKIYGLPCISLRLSNVYGPRSRTTGAYGAVFGVFLAQKLAGKPFTVVGDGTQTRDFTYVTDVVDAFIRAAESDKQGEIYNVGSGGTYSVKCLVGLLGGEVVHIPKRPGEPDCTYADITKIRQALAWSPEVPFDHGVQEMLKNIEMWRDAPVWEEKTIAVATKDWFAHLGRGNIQ, encoded by the coding sequence ATGAAAAAAGTTGTTGTTACTGGTGGAGCCGGTTTTATTGGAAGTCATCTTGCAGAAAGATTGCTCAATAAGGGGTATGAGGTCCTCATTATCGATAACCTTGCAACTGGGCGTATGGTCAACATAAGAGATTTTGAACAATCCTCTCATCTAACTTTTGAAAAGATCGATGTGACTGACGTACTCTCCGTAGAAAAGGCAGTTAAAGGTTCGACATTTGTCTTCCATCTCGCAGCCCTTGCCGATATCGTCCCCTCGATTCAAGAGCCACTCCGGTACCATAATGCTAATGTGAACGGCACAATAACAGTACTCGAAGCCGCGCGGAAGGCCGGCGTCAAGAAGTTTGTTTATGCGGCATCTTATTCATGTTATGGTCTGCCGACAGTATTTCCCACACCGGAAACTGCTCCAATCAGCCCAATGTATCCTTATGCCCTGACAAAAAATCTGGGTGAGCAGTATGTGTTGCATTGGAATAAGATCTACGGTCTTCCCTGTATCTCCCTCCGCCTCTCTAACGTTTATGGCCCCCGATCGCGGACTACCGGTGCATATGGCGCAGTATTCGGAGTCTTCTTGGCTCAGAAACTCGCTGGGAAACCATTCACTGTTGTAGGGGATGGTACGCAAACGCGGGACTTTACCTATGTGACAGATGTTGTCGATGCGTTCATCCGGGCAGCGGAGTCGGATAAACAAGGAGAGATCTATAATGTCGGATCCGGTGGAACATATTCTGTGAAGTGTCTTGTAGGACTTCTTGGCGGGGAGGTTGTGCATATTCCCAAACGTCCTGGAGAACCTGACTGTACTTACGCTGATATTACGAAGATCCGGCAAGCTCTTGCGTGGTCCCCCGAAGTCCCATTTGATCATGGTGTTCAAGAGATGCTGAAAAACATCGAAATGTGGCGCGATGCACCAGTCTGGGAAGAGAAGACTATTGCCGTTGCAACGAAAGATTGGTTTGCCCATCTTGGCCGGGGTAATATTCAATGA
- the mmp10 gene encoding methyl coenzyme M reductase-arginine methyltransferase Mmp10 (Mmp10 (methanogenesis marker protein 10) is a cobalamin-requiring radical SAM methyltransferase that creates the methylarginine modification to methyl coenzyme M reductase.) yields the protein MAQLTVDIGGRAGADCRGFCEYCYFKHVKSTRAFGCRYCLPFKVGCDYCTRGVREEYSGFKELRTIADETLAALNAKMGDLDRITISGGGDPSCYPQFADLIELLGSTEVPLHIGYTSGKGWDDPKIGDLLIDNGLSECSFTVFASDPALRKKWMHDPTPEASLAVLERLCGGADLYAAAVIVPGINDGEVLEDTCTWLEERGAKGLILMRFANATDQGLILENGPIKKGQTVQTVESFRDMVTDLSHRFKMKISGTPLWDPEIGSPFAILHEPALLKKLPRVQHRASVITGSVAAPFIDEILRARGARVPVVPVKKEIACLITMDDLERLDPSSLEKTVVIPGRAFVHEVKSQEFLSRDGTVREVVRGPDQLTADAETSMGMTRNEVLEMEMDGFSALIQQINLYGK from the coding sequence ATGGCGCAGCTGACCGTAGATATCGGCGGGAGGGCAGGCGCAGACTGCCGGGGCTTCTGCGAATACTGCTACTTCAAGCATGTGAAATCCACCCGCGCATTCGGCTGCCGTTATTGCCTTCCCTTCAAAGTCGGTTGCGATTACTGTACCCGGGGTGTTCGGGAAGAATATTCCGGCTTTAAGGAGCTCAGGACCATCGCTGACGAAACACTCGCTGCCCTCAATGCAAAGATGGGCGACCTCGACCGGATCACAATCAGCGGCGGCGGCGACCCCAGCTGCTACCCTCAGTTTGCCGATCTTATCGAGCTGCTCGGTTCAACAGAGGTCCCGCTCCATATCGGGTACACCAGCGGTAAAGGCTGGGACGATCCAAAGATTGGCGATCTTCTCATTGACAACGGCCTTTCCGAATGCTCATTTACCGTCTTTGCATCCGATCCGGCACTGCGCAAAAAATGGATGCACGACCCGACACCGGAGGCATCGCTTGCAGTGCTCGAACGGCTCTGCGGCGGAGCCGATCTCTATGCAGCCGCGGTCATCGTTCCCGGGATAAACGATGGGGAAGTCCTCGAAGACACCTGCACATGGCTCGAAGAGCGCGGTGCAAAGGGCCTTATCCTCATGAGGTTTGCAAATGCCACCGATCAGGGCCTTATCCTTGAAAATGGACCGATTAAAAAGGGCCAGACGGTTCAGACTGTTGAATCCTTCCGGGACATGGTGACCGATCTTTCCCATCGGTTCAAGATGAAGATCTCCGGCACCCCCCTCTGGGACCCGGAGATTGGATCGCCGTTTGCCATCCTGCACGAGCCGGCACTCCTCAAAAAACTCCCCCGGGTCCAGCACCGCGCATCGGTTATCACGGGATCGGTTGCCGCGCCCTTCATCGATGAGATCCTTAGGGCACGCGGTGCCAGGGTCCCGGTTGTCCCGGTAAAAAAGGAGATTGCGTGTCTCATCACGATGGACGATCTGGAGAGGCTGGATCCGTCATCCCTCGAAAAAACGGTCGTTATTCCGGGACGGGCATTTGTCCACGAGGTAAAATCACAGGAATTTCTCTCCCGGGACGGGACTGTGAGGGAAGTTGTCCGCGGACCGGACCAGCTTACCGCAGATGCCGAAACCAGCATGGGAATGACCAGAAACGAAGTCCTGGAAATGGAGATGGACGGATTTTCTGCGTTAATCCAGCAAATCAATCTGTACGGGAAATAA
- a CDS encoding DUF350 domain-containing protein: MMILVNAAVGIIQLIIAVILAVVALYIGFSVFGKITKDVDEQKELAKGNVAFGIIVAAIFIAIAVVVQSGVAGISVGIGKASALGLTSVDGLIAITVAIIQLVLGVLLAIGAIYLALNILDKLTKGVEEFEELKKGNVAVALEMAGVIIAVALIIQSGIVGITTALA; encoded by the coding sequence ATGATGATTCTTGTAAATGCAGCTGTTGGCATTATCCAGTTGATCATTGCAGTAATCCTTGCAGTGGTCGCACTGTATATCGGATTCTCGGTCTTTGGGAAGATCACCAAAGATGTTGATGAGCAGAAGGAACTTGCAAAGGGCAATGTAGCGTTCGGTATTATCGTTGCTGCGATCTTTATCGCGATCGCTGTTGTCGTCCAGTCCGGTGTTGCCGGGATCTCTGTCGGGATCGGCAAGGCATCAGCACTCGGGTTAACGTCCGTTGACGGCCTGATTGCAATTACCGTTGCAATTATCCAGCTCGTTCTCGGTGTCCTCCTTGCCATCGGTGCAATCTACCTTGCATTAAACATCCTCGACAAGCTCACAAAGGGCGTTGAGGAATTTGAGGAACTCAAGAAGGGTAACGTTGCCGTCGCGCTCGAAATGGCCGGCGTTATCATCGCAGTTGCCCTGATCATCCAGTCCGGTATTGTCGGTATCACGACAGCACTGGCCTGA
- a CDS encoding acetyl-CoA carboxylase biotin carboxylase subunit, which produces MKFFEKILIANRGEIAIRVMRACRELGIDTVAIYSEVDKNSLHVKYADEAFAVGEAHPSKSYLNMERIVDIAKKSGAEAIHPGYGFLAENYKFAKLCADEGVTFIGPKSKTIQAMGSKIGSKQMMKKAGVPVLPGTDDGIRDIDTAKKIAAKIGYPVIVKASAGGGGIGMQIVEDEAALEEAITGSMRIAQSAFGDPTVFIEKYLVKPRHIEFQVLADEHGHAVHLYDRECSIQRRHQKLVEEAPSAIMTDELRARMSAAALKVAEASDYTNAGSVEFLYSHGNFYFMEMNTRLQVEHTITEFITGIDLVKQQIAIAAGESLPFDQEDVSIRGHAIECRINAEDPLNNFAADPGRILRYRSPGGPGIRVDSGIHMGYTIPPNYDSMIAKLCAWDSTRREAIMRMRRAISEYIILGIKTTLPLHYAIMNNQQFIEGNTHTHFLQEEHIVKTLEQYKLDEEARMQTLAGSFTPNGNKVAAITAAVNIYLQQKKC; this is translated from the coding sequence ATGAAATTTTTTGAGAAGATCCTGATCGCTAACCGCGGCGAGATCGCGATCCGTGTCATGCGGGCGTGTCGGGAGCTTGGCATCGATACCGTTGCGATCTACTCCGAAGTGGACAAGAACTCCCTCCATGTGAAGTACGCCGACGAGGCGTTTGCAGTCGGCGAGGCGCACCCGTCCAAAAGCTACCTCAACATGGAGCGGATCGTTGACATCGCAAAAAAGAGCGGAGCCGAGGCGATCCACCCGGGATACGGGTTTTTAGCCGAGAACTACAAGTTTGCCAAGCTCTGCGCTGACGAGGGCGTGACGTTCATCGGCCCGAAGTCAAAGACCATCCAGGCCATGGGTTCCAAGATCGGCAGCAAGCAGATGATGAAAAAGGCCGGTGTGCCGGTGCTGCCCGGGACCGACGATGGTATCCGCGATATCGACACTGCAAAAAAAATAGCTGCCAAGATTGGCTATCCCGTTATTGTCAAGGCAAGCGCCGGTGGCGGCGGTATCGGGATGCAGATCGTCGAGGACGAGGCAGCCCTTGAAGAGGCGATCACGGGCAGTATGCGGATCGCCCAGTCTGCGTTCGGAGACCCGACCGTCTTTATCGAGAAGTACCTGGTCAAGCCCCGGCATATCGAATTCCAGGTGCTTGCCGATGAGCATGGTCATGCAGTCCACCTCTACGACCGGGAGTGCTCCATCCAGCGCCGTCACCAGAAACTGGTCGAGGAAGCCCCCTCGGCAATCATGACCGATGAGCTGCGGGCACGGATGTCTGCGGCGGCGCTTAAGGTTGCGGAAGCTTCCGATTACACAAACGCCGGATCGGTAGAGTTCCTGTACAGCCACGGGAACTTCTATTTTATGGAGATGAACACTCGGCTCCAGGTCGAGCACACCATCACCGAGTTCATCACCGGTATCGACCTGGTCAAACAGCAGATCGCAATTGCTGCCGGCGAGTCGCTGCCCTTTGACCAGGAAGATGTTTCGATCCGGGGTCACGCGATCGAATGCCGGATCAATGCCGAGGACCCCCTGAATAATTTCGCCGCGGACCCGGGTCGTATCCTTCGGTACCGCTCACCGGGTGGGCCCGGGATCCGTGTTGACAGCGGCATCCATATGGGGTACACGATCCCGCCCAATTACGATTCGATGATCGCAAAACTCTGCGCATGGGACAGCACCCGGCGCGAAGCGATTATGAGAATGCGCCGCGCGATCTCGGAGTATATCATCCTCGGGATCAAGACAACGCTCCCGCTCCATTATGCAATCATGAACAATCAGCAGTTCATCGAAGGCAATACGCATACGCACTTCCTGCAGGAAGAGCACATCGTAAAGACCCTTGAACAGTATAAACTCGATGAAGAAGCGCGGATGCAGACACTTGCCGGTTCATTCACTCCCAATGGAAACAAAGTCGCTGCGATTACTGCCGCAGTCAACATTTATCTCCAGCAGAAAAAATGTTGA
- the oadA gene encoding sodium-extruding oxaloacetate decarboxylase subunit alpha, which translates to MCAAVTGKVLITDTTLRDAHQSLIATRLRTEDMIPLAREIDACGFFSAEAWGGATFDACIRFLNDDPWDRLRALKAELRHTPIQMLLRGQNLVGYRHYSDDVVDKFVAASHKNGVDIFRVFDALNDIRNMKRSMDQVRKAGAHLQGTISYTTSPVHSTAMFIDMAKELAAQDCDSLCIKDMAGLIMPEAARDLISGIKKAVDIPVCLHSHSTSGIAPMSYQAAIEAGVDILDTAMSPFSMGTSQPPTESVVASLVGTPRDSGIDLLKLRTVRNTCVQIREKYAGLVNPISERVDSNVLLYQLPGGMISNLVSQLMEQDALNRLDEVFAEVPRVRKDLGYPPLVTPTSQIVGTQAVLNVLVNGPRYTNVTKEVKDYVRGLYGRSPAPVSDEIRKLIIGDEKPIDCRPADMLEPSYDRMKAEATKAGLVKKEEDVLTYIMYPAIAPSFLKGERQVEVLPKKQASAPQAAAPGGLPDQMEVEVDGEVFSVRIVSVGGNQVQVANVTPEKAPRGDVAGGIRSNMQGMVLQVMVRRGATVKKGDTLIVLEAMKMENPIHSPVDGKVTEIFVDTGDVVQNGDVLLVVQ; encoded by the coding sequence AAGCATGGGGTGGGGCAACATTTGATGCCTGTATACGGTTCTTAAACGACGACCCGTGGGACCGGCTCCGTGCGTTAAAAGCGGAGCTCAGACACACTCCCATCCAGATGCTCCTGCGGGGCCAGAACCTGGTAGGGTACCGCCATTATTCCGATGATGTTGTCGATAAGTTTGTCGCGGCATCCCACAAGAACGGGGTGGATATCTTCCGGGTCTTCGATGCGCTCAACGATATCCGGAATATGAAGCGCTCCATGGACCAGGTCAGGAAAGCCGGTGCCCATCTCCAGGGCACGATCTCGTACACAACGAGCCCGGTCCACAGCACCGCGATGTTTATTGATATGGCAAAGGAGCTTGCGGCCCAGGACTGCGACTCCCTCTGCATCAAAGATATGGCAGGTCTCATCATGCCCGAGGCGGCCCGCGATCTCATCAGCGGGATCAAAAAAGCGGTCGATATCCCGGTCTGTCTCCACAGCCACTCGACAAGCGGGATCGCGCCGATGAGTTACCAGGCAGCAATCGAGGCTGGTGTGGACATTCTCGATACGGCAATGTCGCCGTTTTCCATGGGCACCTCCCAGCCGCCAACAGAGAGCGTTGTCGCATCCCTTGTCGGAACTCCCCGGGACTCCGGAATCGATCTCTTAAAACTGCGGACGGTCAGGAATACCTGCGTGCAGATCCGTGAGAAGTATGCGGGACTGGTAAACCCGATCTCCGAGCGCGTGGACAGCAACGTGCTCCTGTACCAGCTGCCCGGCGGGATGATCTCAAACCTTGTCTCGCAGCTCATGGAGCAGGACGCCCTCAACCGGCTCGATGAAGTATTTGCTGAGGTTCCGCGCGTGCGAAAGGATCTCGGGTATCCCCCGCTCGTGACCCCGACCAGCCAGATCGTGGGCACGCAGGCGGTTTTGAACGTTCTCGTGAACGGGCCGCGGTACACGAACGTTACGAAAGAAGTCAAGGACTATGTGCGCGGGCTGTATGGCAGGTCGCCGGCCCCGGTGAGCGATGAGATCCGTAAGCTGATCATCGGCGACGAAAAACCGATCGATTGCCGCCCTGCGGATATGCTTGAACCATCCTACGACCGTATGAAGGCGGAAGCCACAAAGGCAGGACTCGTAAAAAAAGAGGAGGATGTCCTCACCTATATCATGTACCCTGCGATTGCCCCGTCGTTTTTAAAGGGCGAGCGCCAGGTCGAGGTCCTCCCCAAAAAGCAGGCTTCTGCCCCGCAGGCAGCTGCCCCGGGCGGCCTGCCTGATCAGATGGAAGTTGAGGTGGACGGGGAGGTATTCTCGGTCCGTATCGTCTCCGTTGGCGGGAACCAGGTGCAGGTGGCAAACGTCACCCCCGAGAAAGCTCCGCGCGGCGATGTTGCCGGCGGGATACGGAGCAACATGCAGGGCATGGTGCTTCAGGTCATGGTCCGGCGTGGAGCCACGGTAAAGAAGGGCGACACCCTCATCGTGTTGGAAGCGATGAAGATGGAGAACCCCATCCACAGCCCGGTGGACGGCAAGGTCACCGAGATCTTTGTTGACACCGGCGATGTCGTCCAGAACGGCGATGTCCTGCTGGTGGTCCAATGA